The following proteins come from a genomic window of Ovis canadensis isolate MfBH-ARS-UI-01 breed Bighorn chromosome 22, ARS-UI_OviCan_v2, whole genome shotgun sequence:
- the TRIM8 gene encoding E3 ubiquitin-protein ligase TRIM8 → MAENWKNCFEEELICPICLHVFVEPVQLPCKHNFCRGCIGEAWAKDSGLVRCPECNQAYNQKPGLEKNLKLTNIVEKFNALHVEKPPAALHCVFCRRGPPLPAQKVCLRCEAPCCQSHVQTHLQQPSTARGHLLVEADDVRAWSCPQHNAYRLYHCEAEQVAVCQYCCYYSGAHQGHSVCDVEIRRNEIRKMLMKQQDRLEEREQDIEDQLYKLESDKRLVEEKVSQLKEEVRLQYEKLHQLLDEDLRQTVEVLDKAQAKFCSENAAQALHLGERMQEAKKLLGSLQLLFDKTEDVSFMKNTKSVKILMDRTQTCTGSSLSPPKIGHLNSKLFLNEVAKKEKQLRKMLEGPFSTPVPFLQSVPLYPCGVSSSGAEKRKHSTAFPEASFLEASSGPVGGQYGAAGTASGEGQAGQPLGPCSSTQHLVALPGGAQPVHSSPVFPPSQYPNGSAAQQPMLPQYGGRKILVCSVDNCYCSSVANHGGHQPYPRSGHFPWTVPSQEYSHPLPPTPSVPQSLPGLAVRDWLDASQQPGHQDFYRVYGQPSTKHYVTS, encoded by the exons ATGGCGGAGAATTGGAAGAACTGCTTTGAGGAGGAGCTCATCTGCCCGATCTGCCTGCACGTCTTCGTGGAGCCGGTGCAGCTACCGTGCAAACACAACTTCTGTCGGGGCTGCATCGGTGAGGCGTGGGCCAAGGACAGCGGCCTGGTGCGCTGCCCGGAGTGCAACCAGGCCTACAACCAGAAGCCGGGCCTGGAGAAGAACCTGAAGCTCACCAACATCGTGGAGAAGTTCAACGCCCTGCACGTGGAGAAGCCTCCGGCGGCGCTGCACTGCGTGTTCTGCCGCCGCGGCCCCCCGCTGCCCGCGCAGAAGGTCTGCCTGCGCTGCGAGGCGCCCTGCTGCCAGTCCCACGTGCAGACGCACCTGCAGCAGCCCTCCACCGCCCGCGGGCACCTCCTGGTGGAGGCGGACGACGTGCGGGCCTGGAGCTGCCCGCAGCACAACGCCTACCGCCTTTACCACTGCGAAGCCGAGCAGGTGGCCGTGTGCCAGTACTGCTGCTACTACAGCGGAGCGCATCAGGGGCACTCGGTGTGCGACGTGGAGATCCGGAGGAATGAGATCCGG AAGATGCTGATGAAGCAGCAGGACCGACTGGAGGAGCGAGAGCAGGATATTGAGGACCAGCTGTACAAACTTGAGTCAGACAAACGCCTGGTGGAG GAGAAGGTGAGCCAGCTGAAGGAAGAGGTGCGACTGCAGTACGAGAAGCTGCACCAGCTGCTAGACGAGGACCTGCGGCAGACAGTGGAGGTCCTGGACAAGGCCCAGGCCAAATTCTGCAGCGAGAATGCAGCGCAGGCGCTGCATCTCGGGGAGCGCATGCAGGAGGCCAAGAAGCTCCTGGGCTCCCTACAGCTACTCTTCGACAAGACAGAGGATGTCAGCTTCATGAAG AACACCAAGTCTGTGAAAATCCTAATGGACAG GACCCAGACCTGCACAGGCAGCAGCCTCTCTCCCCCTAAGATTGGCCACCTGAACTCCAAGCTCTTCCTGAACGAGGTGGCCAAGAAGGAGAAACAGCTGCGGAAGATGCTAGAAG GCCCCTTCAGCACACCGGTGCCCTTCCTGCAGAGCGTCCCCCTGTACCCCTGTGGCGTGAGCAGCTCTGGGGCGGAAAAGCGCAAGCACTCGacggccttccctgaggccagttTCCTAGAGGCGTCGTCGGGCCCCGTGGGCGGCCAGTACGGGGCAGCGGGCACAGCCAGCGGCGAGGGCCAGGCAGGGCAGCCCCTGGGGCCCTGCAGCTCCACGCAGCACTTGGTGGCCCTGCCGGGCGGCGCCCAACCAGTGCACTCGAGTCCGGTGTTCCCCCCATCGCAGTATCCCAACGGCTCCGCCGCCCAGCAGCCCATGCTCCCCCAGTATGGTGGCCGCAAGATTCTCGTCTGTTCTGTGGACAACTGTTACTGTTCTTCCGTGGCCAACCACGGCGGCCACCAGCCCTACCCCCGCTCCGGCCACTTCCCCTGGACAGTGCCCTCGCAGGAGTACTCACACCCGCTCCCGCCCACCCCCTCCGTCCCCCAGTCCCTTCCCGGCCTGGCGGTCAGAGACTGGCTCGATGCCTCCCAGCAGCCTGGCCACCAAGATTTCTACAGGGTGTATGGGCAGCCGTCCACCAAACACTACGTGACGAGCTAA